The proteins below are encoded in one region of Lactuca sativa cultivar Salinas chromosome 3, Lsat_Salinas_v11, whole genome shotgun sequence:
- the LOC111915589 gene encoding mannitol dehydrogenase has translation MEKSLETEHPIKAYGYAAKDTSGTFSPLTFSRRATGDNDVRFKVLYCGICHSDLHYAKNEWLASTYPLVPGHEIVGVVTEVGSKVEKFKVGETVGVGCLVGSCRSCQNCSNNLEQHCPKMIMTYASTNFDGTLTYGGYSDHMVSDEHFVLHWPDNLPLDSGAPLLCAGITTYSPLRHYGLDKPGMKIGIVGLGGLGHVAVKFAKAFGAEVTVFSTTPEKKEEALERLKADHFIVSKDVEQMQAATGTLDGILDTVSAPHPIAPFIDILKTAGKLVLVGVPEKPHELPAFPLILGRKIIGGSSIGGLRETQEMLVFCAMHGITSDIEVISIDYVNTAMDRLLKSDVRYRFVIDVANSIKAPLQT, from the exons ATGGAGAAATCACTAGAGACAGAGCATCCCATCAAGGCCTACGGATACGCTGCGAAAGACACTTCTGGAACCTTCTCACCCCTCACCTTCTCCAGAAG AGCTACAGGGGATAACGACGTTAGATTCAAAGTTTTGTATTGTGGAATCTGCCATTCGGATCTTCATTATGCTAAGAACGAATGGCTCGCGTCTACTTATCCACTAGTTCCAGG GCATGAGATTGTGGGTGTCGTCACCGAAGTAGGAAGCAAAGTAGAGAAATTCAAAGTTGGTGAAACAGTTGGCGTTGGATGCTTGGTGGGATCATGCAGATCATGTCAAAACTGTTCTAACAATCTTGAACAACACTGCCCCAAGATGATCATGACCTATGCTTCTACTAACTTCGATGGCACACTCACATATGGTGGCTACTCTGACCACATGGTTTCCGATGAGCATTTTGTGCTGCATTGGCCAGACAATTTGCCACTTGATTCCGGTGCTCCATTGCTATGTGCTGGGATCACAACTTACAGCCCCCTCAGACACTACGGACTTGACAAGCCTGGTATGAAGATCGGGATAGTTGGTCTTGGTGGACTCGGTCATGTTGCAGTGAAGTTCGCTAAGGCTTTTGGTGCTGAAGTTACAGTTTTCAGTACGACCCCAGAGAAGAAGGAGGAAGCACTTGAAAGACTTAAAGCTGACCATTTCATTGTTAGCAAAGACGTGGAACAAATGCAG GCTGCTACTGGAACACTTGATGGTATCCTAGATACTGTTTCTGCACCTCATCCAATTGCACCGTTTATTGATATCCTCAAAACGGCTGGGAAGCTTGTTCTTGTTGGTGTGCCGGAGAAACCACATGAGTTGCCAGCATTTCCTTTGATCTTAG GGAGGAAGATTATTGGTGGTAGTAGCATCGGAGGACTAAGAGAGACTCAAGAAATGCTTGTTTTCTGTGCGATGCATGGAATAACATCGGATATAGAAGTTATCTCGATAGATTATGTGAACACAGCCATGGATCGTCTCTTAAAATCTGATGTTAGGTATCGGTTTGTGATCGACGTTGCGAATTCAATCAAGGCTCCACTTCAAACATGA
- the LOC111915588 gene encoding protein NETWORKED 2D — MLQRAASNAYSWWWASHIRTKQSKWLEQSLQDMEEQVANALNLVQKDGDSFAKRAEMYYKHRPELIAFIEESVRAYRALAERYDKLSTDLQKANTTIASVFPDQLPYDTDYEDDDNNAPKSPTNTAPDPPKAPKLPEPKDVKRSLTKTQSKKETKVDVLNSGLTKEEAVEEIDKLQKDILSLQTMKEFTKSSYENGLAKFWEIEKKVTEMQQRVCSLRDEFNVTKDIEDDDARAIMAESALKSCEETLTQLQEKQEKSTQDAQLAHERIEIAKQKFKSLKQDYLKDKPDQEEEEYKLGKDSKDLQNSNEKELQERIIENLEKLSKKPSTVTEMADTVDKLVSKVISLETLVSSQTALIDRLRMETDDLQTQIRNLEDDKSNLIDGTQNLDKMLKDMEEKLNGVQDLDRNIENQNNSLKMQLTDACSKLEHLSENLQISLQDDHEHAKPKIMCMEDEHYQHQMVEKIEDDVLEPESHEERVKDEMDWQELLLSGLDNKEADEHDRDQIVEKMEDNLLKHESQEEGVIKDEMNWQELLLNGLDDKEKVLLQEYTTILRKYKAAKKELAEEEEKNQGTVFEMKLQVRDLETLLSKRDIEIQQMKQKLKLLQEDEGKDDVSEEKEVVDEEDDIKSIFMVKSEPVSEIEEKLRTGIDAILDENLEFWLRFSSTFHQVQKFKTEVDDLQQDITQLKSSASRSEINPIYKHLKEIQNELTIWLEQSVSLKNELQRRCSSLSIIQEDIARALREGMEEEEIKFSTHQAAKFQGEVLNMQQENRKVSEELQAGLDHVTALQLETEKTLRRLEDEFGLSDHDHNQKHPRLQSRSHVPLRSFIFGGKSKKPKPSILACINPNKKLSVSNGGVM; from the exons ATGTTACAGAGGGCGGCAAGCAATGCGTATTCATGGTGGTGGGCTAGCCACATTCGGACCAAACAGTCAAAATGGCTCGAGCAAAGCCTTCAAG ATATGGAAGAGCAGGTTGCCAATGCTCTGAACCTTGTTCAAAAAGATGGCGACTCCTTCGCGAAGAGGGCAGAAATGTATTACAAGCACAGGCCAGAACTCATCGCCTTCATCGAGGAAAGTGTTCGGGCTTACAGAGCATTAGCCGAACGATACGATAAACTCTCCACCGACTTGCAAAAAGCCAACACCACCATCGCTTCCGTTTTCCCAGATCAACTCCCTTATGATACAGACTACGAAGACGACGATAACAACGCTCCTAAATCTCCCACAAACACAGCTCCAGATCCACCCAAGGCTCCAAAACTCCCAGAACCCAAAGACGTCAAGCGTTCGCTTACGAAAACCCAAAGCAAGAAGGAAACCAAAGTAGATGTTTTGAATTCCGGTTTGACTAAAGAAGAGGCTGTTGAAGAGATCGATAAGCTTCAGAAGGATATTCTTTCGTTGCAAACGATGAAGGAGTTCACCAAGAGCTCGTATGAAAACGGGCTTGCAAAGTTCTGGGAAATCGAGAAAAAGGTGACGGAAATGCAACAAAGAGTTTGCAGTTTGCGAGATGAGTTTAATGTAACCAAAGATATCGAGGATGATGATGCTCGTGCTATAATGGCGGAGTCTGCTTTGAAGTCGTGTGAAGAGACATTGACTCAGTTACAGGAGAAACAAGAGAAGTCAACCCAAGATGCTCAATTGGCCCATGAGAGGATCGAGATTGCAAAACAGAAATTCAAATCCCTTAAACAAGATTATCTCAAGGACAAAcctgatcaagaagaagaagaatataaaCTTGGAAAGGATTCAAAGGATCTACAGAACTCAAATGAAAAGGAGCTACAAGAAAGGATCATAGAAAACCTCGAGAAACTATCCAAGAAACCTTCGACAGTTACAGAAATGGCAGATACGGTTGATAAGCTCGTGAGCAAGGTAATTAGCTTAGAAACTTTGGTTTCATCACAAACTGCGCTTATCGACAGGTTAAGGATGGAAACAGATGATCTTCAGACACAGATTCGGAACTTAGAAGACGATAAATCAAACTTGATTGATGGGACACAAAATTTGGATAAAATGTTGAAGGACATGGAGGAAAAACTGAATGGAGTACAAGATTTGGACAGGAACATCGAGAACCAAAATAACAGCCTCAAGATGCAGCTCACTGACGCATGTTCCAAGCTTGAGCATTTGTCTGAGAACCTTCAAATCTCTCTGCAAGATGATCATGAACATGCAAAACCCAAGATCATGTGTATGGAAGATGAACATTATCAACATCAGATGGTGGAGAAGATCGAAGACGATGTTCTTGAACCTGAATCACATGAGGAAAGAGTGAAGGACGAGATGGATTGGCAAGAACTGTTGTTGAGTGGTTTAGATAACAAAGAAGCTGATGAACATGATCGAGATCAGATAGTGGAGAAGATGGAAGACAATCTTCTTAAACACGAATCACAAGAGGAAGGAGTGATCAAGGATGAAATGAATTGGCAAGAATTGTTGCTGAATGGTTTAGATGACAAAGAAAAGGTTCTTTTACAAGAGTATACTACGATCTTAAGGAAGTACAAGGCTGCTAAAAAGGAACTtgcagaagaagaagagaaaaaccaAGGAACTGTCTTTGAAATGAAGCTACAAGTAAGAGACCTCGAAACCTTGCTATCAAAAAGAGACATTGAAATTCAACAGATGAAACAAAAGCTCAAACTTCTTCAAGAAGACGAAGGTAAAGATGATGTATCAGAAGAAAAAGAAGTAGTGGACGAGGAGGACGACATCAAGTCTATCTTTATGGTAAAATCCGAACCCGTTTCCGAGATTGAAGAAAAACTTCGAACAGGTATTGATGCGATACTCGATGAAAATCTTGAATTTTGGTTAAGATTCAGCTCGACATTCCATCAAGTACAGAAATTTAAAACGGAGGTAGACGATCTACAACAGGATATTACACAACTCAAGAGTTCAGCTTCAAGATCAGAAATCAATCCCATATACAAACACCTTAAAGAAATACAGAACGAACTTACAATATGGTTAGAACAAAGCGTGTCTCTGAAAAACGAACTACAAAGGAGATGCTCATCGTTATCCATCATTCAAGAAGATATAGCAAGGGCATTGAGGGAAGGAATGGAAGAAGAAGAAATCAAGTTCAGCACGCATCAAGCTGCGAAATTCCAAGGTGAGGTATTGAACATGCAACAAGAGAATAGAAAAGTTAGCGAAGAACTCCAAGCAGGTTTAGACCATGTCACAGCTCTGCAACTTGAAACGGAAAAGACTCTAAGAAGGTTAGAGGATGAGTTTGGGCTTTCGGATCACGACCATAACCAGAAGCACCCACGGTTACAAAGCCGATCACATGTGCCCTTGAGGTCTTTCATCTTCGGGGGTAAATCAAAAAAGCCAAAGCCTTCCATTTTGGCATGTATAAACCCCAATAAGAAACTTAGTGTATCAAATGGTGGGGTTATGTAA